Proteins encoded within one genomic window of Rubritalea squalenifaciens DSM 18772:
- a CDS encoding sulfatase-like hydrolase/transferase gives MRACLGALSALALLAGHAGAEERPNILFIFADDLAYESVGFMGNEEVKTPNLDKLAKNGTVFTHAYNPGAWNGAICMASRAMMMTGKQLWKVHKEGPVPVITEGKSFPQLLRNEGYDTYYTGKWHVGSNKDCKTAWGQTGHVLPGMLKMHNQKKRYSRNFEPGKDNWSPTDKSWGGFWSKDGKHYSEIVADDAVGKLKEKGDKPFMMMVAFNAPHDPRQAPQKYQDMYPYSKIKVPEDFVSENPYNLGVKKIRDELLAPYPRTPYSVQVNRSEYYALITHMDDQIGRILEALEQSGKADNTIIIFSADHGLACGHHGLLGKQNQYDHSVRVPWIITGAGIPKGKKIDSPIYLQDAAATCLDLGGVDKPEHVDFESVMPLVKGDSSKARKLVYNGYVNLQRMVRTDDYKLIVYPRAKQELLFDLKNDPMEMKNLAGDKKYAEVLKDMHAKLAEQMKAVGDPLDLENPDASYKKYLSAKSAY, from the coding sequence TTGCGAGCGTGTCTGGGCGCGCTTTCCGCGTTGGCACTTCTGGCAGGACATGCAGGGGCTGAAGAGCGGCCTAATATTCTTTTTATTTTTGCGGATGACCTAGCCTATGAGTCAGTCGGATTCATGGGGAATGAGGAGGTTAAGACCCCCAATTTGGATAAGCTCGCTAAGAATGGGACCGTGTTTACTCATGCCTATAACCCTGGAGCTTGGAATGGTGCTATCTGCATGGCGAGCCGAGCGATGATGATGACGGGCAAGCAATTATGGAAGGTACACAAAGAGGGCCCTGTGCCCGTGATCACGGAAGGGAAAAGTTTTCCGCAGTTACTCAGAAATGAAGGGTACGATACCTACTACACCGGGAAGTGGCATGTAGGAAGTAATAAGGATTGTAAGACCGCATGGGGGCAAACCGGGCATGTACTTCCAGGTATGCTAAAGATGCATAATCAGAAGAAGCGCTATAGCCGTAATTTTGAGCCAGGAAAGGACAACTGGAGTCCTACGGACAAGAGCTGGGGTGGTTTTTGGTCCAAGGATGGGAAGCATTACAGCGAAATTGTAGCGGATGATGCCGTCGGGAAGTTGAAGGAGAAGGGGGACAAGCCTTTCATGATGATGGTGGCCTTCAATGCGCCTCATGACCCTAGACAGGCACCTCAAAAGTATCAGGACATGTATCCTTATTCTAAGATTAAGGTTCCAGAGGATTTTGTCTCGGAGAATCCATACAACCTTGGTGTGAAGAAAATCAGGGATGAGTTGCTCGCCCCCTATCCACGTACTCCTTATTCGGTTCAGGTGAACCGTAGTGAGTATTATGCGCTGATTACTCATATGGATGACCAGATTGGTAGGATCCTGGAGGCTTTGGAGCAATCGGGTAAGGCGGACAATACGATTATCATCTTCAGTGCAGACCATGGTTTGGCCTGTGGGCACCATGGCTTGCTTGGGAAGCAGAACCAGTATGACCACTCAGTGCGTGTGCCTTGGATTATCACTGGGGCAGGCATTCCTAAGGGTAAGAAAATTGATTCACCAATCTATCTGCAGGATGCGGCTGCCACTTGTTTAGACCTTGGCGGTGTAGATAAGCCAGAGCACGTGGACTTTGAGAGCGTGATGCCTCTGGTGAAGGGGGATTCCAGCAAGGCGCGCAAACTTGTCTACAATGGCTACGTGAACCTACAGCGCATGGTGCGTACGGATGATTATAAGTTGATCGTGTACCCGAGGGCCAAGCAAGAGCTTCTTTTCGACCTGAAGAATGATCCCATGGAGATGAAGAATCTTGCAGGCGATAAGAAGTACGCCGAAGTCCTGAAAGACATGCATGCCAAGCTGGCTGAGCAAATGAAGGCAGTGGGAGATCCCTTGGATCTGGAGAATCCAGATGCCTCCTACAAGAAGTATCTCTCTGCGAAGTCAGCTTACTAA
- a CDS encoding DUF1501 domain-containing protein, which translates to MKSNKLNELSRRDFLATTARTCFGVTIGGSMANLFSASAFAADPAVVAAGGGKAKHLIYLFMSGGMSHIDTFDPKPEAGSDIMGETKAIKTNVDGIQFGSLLPKLAQQADKMALIRSMNSTQGAHGPGRYFMRTGYAQRASIVHPSSAAWVNKLTSPMNDTLPGFVTINCNNDHPGAGFFEPKFQPLPVEKPEEGLKNSHQRKEVTDSEFEKQLKLRRILDAEFDAKYHEGHKETRAYNEIYDSAVRLMKSEDLEAFDLSNEPKEVHALYGATTFSKGCLLARRLVERGVRSIEVELGGFDWHADNFVEAENKLPILDQALSALLIDLKAKGLLDSTLVVLATEFGRTPKVTGNAGRNHFPKAFTTLMAGGGIKGGMAYGTTDKTAAEVTENKVNAGDFNATIAHAMGLKHDQIVYSSSKRPFKMGSQHGSPIQGIFA; encoded by the coding sequence ATGAAATCGAATAAACTTAATGAGCTCTCTCGGAGAGACTTCCTCGCCACCACGGCCCGTACCTGCTTCGGTGTGACGATCGGAGGCTCCATGGCCAATCTGTTCAGCGCCTCCGCATTTGCAGCTGATCCTGCAGTGGTCGCAGCCGGTGGAGGCAAGGCCAAACATCTCATCTATCTTTTCATGTCAGGAGGCATGTCGCACATCGACACCTTCGACCCCAAGCCCGAGGCGGGAAGCGACATCATGGGAGAAACCAAAGCCATCAAAACTAATGTCGATGGTATCCAGTTTGGTTCACTACTACCCAAGCTCGCTCAGCAGGCAGACAAGATGGCCTTGATCCGCTCGATGAACTCTACCCAGGGAGCCCATGGCCCAGGCCGCTATTTCATGCGTACTGGTTACGCTCAAAGAGCCAGTATCGTGCACCCATCATCCGCCGCCTGGGTTAATAAGCTCACTAGCCCGATGAACGACACCCTGCCAGGATTTGTCACCATCAACTGTAACAATGACCACCCGGGAGCAGGCTTCTTCGAACCAAAGTTCCAGCCACTCCCCGTGGAAAAACCGGAGGAAGGCCTGAAAAACTCTCACCAGCGCAAGGAAGTCACTGATAGCGAATTCGAGAAACAGCTTAAACTCCGTAGAATCCTTGATGCCGAATTTGACGCCAAGTACCACGAGGGTCACAAGGAGACTCGCGCCTACAACGAGATCTACGACTCAGCGGTGCGCCTGATGAAGAGTGAAGACCTGGAAGCCTTTGATCTATCCAATGAGCCCAAGGAGGTTCATGCCCTCTATGGAGCCACTACCTTCTCAAAAGGCTGTCTCCTCGCAAGAAGGCTTGTGGAACGTGGTGTACGCTCCATCGAGGTCGAACTCGGAGGCTTTGACTGGCATGCAGACAATTTCGTAGAAGCCGAAAACAAGCTTCCTATTCTGGACCAAGCTCTCTCCGCACTGTTAATCGACCTGAAAGCAAAAGGACTGCTAGACTCCACACTCGTGGTACTCGCCACAGAATTCGGACGCACCCCTAAAGTCACCGGTAATGCTGGCCGCAATCACTTCCCGAAAGCCTTCACCACCCTCATGGCAGGCGGAGGAATCAAGGGGGGAATGGCATACGGCACTACGGACAAAACCGCTGCTGAGGTCACCGAGAACAAGGTCAATGCCGGAGACTTCAATGCAACTATCGCTCACGCCATGGGGCTCAAGCATGACCAGATCGTTTACTCCAGCAGTAAACGTCCATTCAAGATGGGATCACAACATGGATCCCCGATCCAAGGAATTTTCGCTTAG
- a CDS encoding DUF1549 domain-containing protein translates to MIVHYLRPFIGVFALISTVANAELSLEVVKNTARGIDERIQVNNAKQGIKPNPIVDDSTFVRRAYLNIIGRIPTYQETQEFIADSTPDKRHKLVDKLVYSPGFNSKMFNFYANMLRLQTNQGQFGLGWHVWLREQVNQNTPYDEIVYTMLASSGHASDNPAVGYYLRDTNMLLDNISNTAQVFLGTQIGCAQCHDHPFEDWTQKQYYQLAAFGATLEYNRSELAQKKVREVIEFKRGTAEPVARNDRKKRRNNMRQEAQGLRNVFRDFRRNEVNYISTKQLQLPHDYPYNDGKPGDVVSPAVLFGSMPKLDASSSGTEQLAAWVTSKDNPMFSKVIANRLWAHAIGYGLVEPQDNWTERSDISHPEVLDSLVKIMHLTDFDTRETLRIIYHTALFQRETCAFELEGGAAHDFRGPLLRRMSAEEIHDSLLTLEMGNIDDKENKALNYKWTAYTKGIHHLMEMSPKEVIELGESANEVEKKTRKLRTQITELRTKEAEFKAAGETEKSAKVRRDIAKLALQARQIRMDASSDKMVSMTMTRNLRTRARTPLRASEMPAPYNPGSFLRDFGASDREITNSQHTLSSIPQALSLLNGKESAMITDKRGKLADLLNKASKAEERLDILFLSIYSTLPNEKEKEQFLSLLDDPRDTRALAKAMLTSKRFIFVQ, encoded by the coding sequence CCTTTTATAGGAGTATTCGCCCTTATCAGCACTGTAGCGAATGCCGAACTCTCGCTGGAAGTGGTGAAAAATACCGCTCGTGGCATTGATGAGCGCATTCAAGTGAACAATGCCAAGCAAGGGATCAAACCGAACCCTATCGTAGATGACAGCACCTTCGTGCGCAGAGCCTACCTCAACATCATTGGCCGTATTCCCACTTATCAAGAAACCCAAGAGTTTATCGCCGACTCCACGCCAGACAAGCGCCACAAGCTAGTCGACAAGCTGGTTTACTCACCGGGCTTTAACTCCAAGATGTTCAATTTCTATGCGAATATGCTCAGGCTACAAACCAACCAAGGCCAGTTCGGACTTGGTTGGCACGTCTGGCTCCGTGAACAGGTAAACCAGAATACCCCCTACGATGAGATCGTCTACACCATGCTCGCCTCTAGCGGTCATGCCTCAGACAACCCTGCTGTTGGCTACTACCTCCGTGACACCAACATGCTTTTGGACAACATCAGCAACACGGCCCAGGTATTCCTCGGAACCCAGATTGGCTGCGCGCAATGCCATGACCACCCGTTCGAGGATTGGACGCAAAAGCAATATTACCAGCTGGCAGCCTTTGGAGCGACACTCGAGTATAACCGCAGTGAACTCGCCCAGAAGAAAGTGCGAGAAGTCATCGAATTTAAAAGAGGCACCGCAGAACCTGTTGCCCGAAATGACAGAAAGAAACGCCGCAACAACATGCGCCAAGAAGCACAAGGACTCCGCAATGTCTTTCGTGATTTCAGACGCAACGAAGTCAATTACATCTCTACCAAGCAGCTTCAGCTCCCTCATGATTATCCCTACAACGACGGTAAGCCCGGTGACGTGGTCTCTCCCGCCGTTCTTTTTGGCTCCATGCCAAAGCTCGATGCTTCTAGCTCTGGCACAGAACAGCTGGCAGCCTGGGTCACTTCAAAAGATAACCCTATGTTCAGCAAAGTTATCGCTAACCGCTTGTGGGCACACGCGATTGGCTACGGACTCGTAGAGCCGCAGGATAACTGGACGGAAAGAAGCGACATTTCACATCCTGAAGTCTTAGACAGTTTGGTGAAAATCATGCACCTCACAGATTTCGACACCCGGGAAACACTTCGCATCATTTACCACACAGCACTTTTTCAGAGAGAGACATGTGCCTTCGAGCTCGAAGGCGGAGCGGCTCACGATTTCCGTGGCCCACTGCTGCGCAGAATGAGTGCCGAAGAAATTCATGACTCCCTTCTCACCCTGGAAATGGGCAACATTGACGACAAGGAAAACAAAGCTCTCAACTACAAATGGACAGCCTACACCAAAGGCATTCACCACCTCATGGAGATGTCCCCCAAGGAAGTCATTGAACTCGGCGAGTCTGCCAACGAAGTCGAAAAGAAAACGCGTAAGCTGAGGACTCAAATCACGGAGTTGCGCACCAAAGAAGCCGAATTCAAGGCCGCTGGAGAAACCGAAAAGTCTGCGAAAGTTCGTCGAGACATCGCCAAGCTGGCTCTTCAAGCGCGTCAGATCCGCATGGACGCCTCCAGTGACAAGATGGTGAGCATGACCATGACGCGTAACTTGCGCACCCGAGCAAGAACACCTCTGCGTGCCTCAGAAATGCCAGCCCCCTATAACCCTGGCTCATTCCTCAGAGACTTTGGAGCTTCCGACCGGGAAATCACCAATTCCCAGCACACCTTATCCTCGATCCCGCAGGCATTAAGCCTACTGAATGGCAAAGAGAGTGCGATGATTACGGACAAGCGCGGCAAGCTTGCTGACCTGCTCAACAAAGCGAGCAAGGCTGAAGAGCGCTTGGACATCCTGTTCCTCTCAATCTACAGCACCTTACCTAATGAGAAGGAGAAAGAACAATTTCTCTCCCTGTTGGATGACCCACGAGACACCAGAGCTCTCGCTAAAGCCATGCTCACCTCCAAGCGCTTCATCTTTGTACAATAA